The following coding sequences lie in one Trichoderma breve strain T069 chromosome 1, whole genome shotgun sequence genomic window:
- a CDS encoding MIF4G domain-containing protein encodes MDRARKRELRALNEKAWDGDKGLVNISSSLDSSLKKNTAFIKRLRTAISAATLSTFLQEIRTLSLHKYLSEIISACYEGLCRLKSPGEIDAAVEIVSALHQRFGPAEFTEYLTWLLGKGMATPDKAILKSLPAEVREKEEKERITRQRALLRVITELWLVGVLRTLDDATKPDDATKVLKDLLGYDREHANLPLLVIFVKAFSWDILGIRTTTPESRKTGEDDSLPTSEDTAEPSVEDQPFTPPELAEKFKEILKKYFDDVANHIVRDQKSIHSQARRNAEAYVKSGEVFEDRQANYEKQVKAQDRLVSNAQVIADAIGAEMPSLKDSNDPLAASNSSIGLVKTGDYLRSMADGAGIWEDEDERRFYENLVDLKGKVPAILLDDGKKKKSETEEQTAKKSDSVESSEATKAPEPIDDQSMAIANKTIGAQVDAILARLPDLTNKDIIDQTAIDFCFLNSKASRNRLVKALTEVPKGRSDLLPSWARLVATLGRYMPDVPKGLVDYLDAEFRSLQRRKEKDFLGQVRLSNIRYLAELTKFGVVPEHVVFHCLKVSLDDFSRMNIEILCNLIENCGRYLLRNPETAPRMASFLETLQRKKSVQHIGQPERMLIDNAVYHVDPPERPAIEQKERTPMELFIRKLIYGDMTKRNYSKILKQIRRLHWEETEVVAILEKVFSKPGKVKYGNIHLLGILLSALYRHHPHFVVKVIDNVLESICFGLEQNDFRFSQRRVAEVKYLGELYNYRMLEHPVIFDTMYKIVLFGYNGPPVMGKLNVFDPPDDYFRIRLISIMLETCGMFFNRGAAGKKLDYFLSFFQYYVHTKSPLPLDIEFLVLDTFALTRPQWKFVEDIEEATKAFQLAIAQDQKTAGVDRVAEADDATSGPSSEDENGDMDDVEADGDGDDESASEEEEEAEDGDNGSTHESEYDEAIIVTRQEEVVDPEDEAEFEREYAKMMSESLESRKFERKQLFDVPLPVRSRNREQSMSTPGSGETGQSGTMAFSLMTKRGNRQQTRTVELPSDSTFAIAMKTQQQAEREEQQRIKNLVLNYDLQQSDDQDGNERPATFYHNRVDKPNKDRGQRVRKLQLSDVDW; translated from the exons ATGGATCGCGCAAGGAAGC GAGAGCTCCGAGCTCTGAATGAAAAGGCTTGGGATGGCGACAAAG GGCTCGTGAACATCAGCAGCTCGCTTGACTCGTCGCTCAAGAAGAATACGGCATTTATAAAAAGGCTTCGGACTGCCATCAGCGCCGCGACTCTCTCGACGTTCCTGCAAGAGATTCGGACTCTGAGCTTGCACAAATACCTGTCCGAGATTATATCTGCCTGCTATGAAGGCCTCTGTAGGCTCAAGTCTCCAGGAGAAATCGATGCCGCGGTTGAAATCGTCAGCGCTCTTCATCAACGGTTTGGCCCTGCCGAATTCACCGAGTACCTTACCTGGCTGCTTGGCAAGGGCATGGCCACGCCTGACAAGGCTATTCTAAAGAGTTTGCCGGCAGAAGTTCgcgagaaagaggagaaagagcGCATCACCCGCCAGCGTGCCCTCCTCAGGGTTATTACAGAGCTCTGGCTGGTTGGCGTGCTGAGGACCTTGGACGACGCCACCAAACCGGACGATGCAACCAAAG TACTGAAAGATTTACTCGGCTATGACAGGGAGCACGCCAACTTGCCGttgctcgtcatcttcgtcaaggCTTTCAGCTGGGACATTCTGGGGATCCGGACAACCACACCTGAAAGTCGTAAAACCGGAGAAGATGACAGCCTGCCAACCAGCGAAGATACAGCTGAACCTTCTGTTGAAGACCAACCATTCACTCCTCCTGAGCTGGCCGAGAAATTCAAGGAAATTCTTAAGAAATACTTTGACGACGTGGCTAATCACATTGTTCGCGATCAGAAATCAATCCATAGCCAAGCACGACGCAACGCCGAAGCATATGTCAAGTCTGGAGAGGTCTTCGAAGATAGGCAGGCCAATTACGAGAAGCAAGTAAAGGCTCAAGATAGGCTTGTCTCCAATGCTCAGGTGATAGCCGACGCCATTGGCGCGGAAATGCCAAGCCTGAAGGATTCCAACGACCCCCTTGCAGCCTCGAATAGCTCCATAGGTCTAGTCAAGACTGGTGACTATCTGCGGTCAATGGCTGATGGTGCCGGCATctgggaagatgaagacgaacGCCGGTTCTACGAAAATCTTGTTgacctcaagggcaaggttCCGGCTATCCTTTtagatgatggcaagaagaagaaatcggAGACTGAAGAGCAGACTGCCAAGAAATCAGACTCGGTTGAAAGCTCGGAAGCCACAAAGGCCCCGGAACCCATCGATGATCAATCgatggccattgccaacaagACTATTGGAGCCCAAGTAGATGCCATACTGGCGCGGTTGCCTGACCTTACTAACAAGGATATTATTGATCAGACGGCTATTGACTTTTGTTTTCTCAATTCCAAGGCTTCTCGCAACCGACTGGTCAAGGCGTTAACAGAAGTCCCCAAAGGCCGGAGTGATCTGCTGCCTTCTTGGGCACGTCTGGTTGCTACGCTAGGGAGATATATGCCAGATGTCCCAAAGGGACTGGTCGACTATCTGGATGCGGAATTTCGTAGCTTACAACGCCGTAAAGAAAAGGATTTCCTGGGCCAAGTTCGACTGAGCAACATTCGGTATTTGGCAGAGCTCACCAAGTTTGGCGTTGTCCCTGAACATGTTGTCTTTCACTGCCTCAAAGTTAGCCTTGACGATTTCTCTCGCATGAACATTGAGATCCTATGCAATTTGATTGAAAATTGCGGCCGGTATCTCCTCAGGAACCCTGAAACAGCGCCTCGAATGGCGAGTTTCCTTGAGACATTGCAGAGAAAGAAGTCCGTGCAACATATTGGCCAGCCAGAGAGAATGCTCATTGACAACGCCGTGTACCACGTTGACCCTCCGGAGCGACCTGCCATCGAGCAGAAAGAACGAACCCCGATGGAACTCTTTATTCGAAAGTTGATATATGGCGATATGACTAAACGGAATTATAGCAAAATTCTAAAGCAGATTCGCAGGCTTCACTGGGAGGAAACAGAG GTCGTTGCCATCTTGGAGAAAGTCTTTTCTAAACCTGGCAAAGTGAAATATGGAAacatccatcttctcggcATTCTTTTGAGCGCACTCTACCGGCATCATCCACACTTTGTAGTCAAGGTCATTGATAACGTCCTAGAATCCATTTGCTTTGGGTTAGAGCAGAACGACTTCCGATTTTCCCAGCGCCGCGTCGCCGAGGTCAAGTATCTTGGGGAGCTCTACAACTACCGCATGCTTGAGCATCCAGTCATTTTTGATACAATGTACAAAATCGTACTGTTTGGATACA ATGGACCCCCTGTTATGGGTAAACTCAACGTTTTTGACCCACCGGACGATTACTTTCGGATCCGTCTCATCTCTATCATGCTGGAAACTTGTGGCATGTTCTTTAATCGAGGCGCCGCTGGGAAGAAGCTTGACTACTTCCTTTCATTTTTCCAG TATTACGTCCATACGAAATCGCCTCTGCCACTGGATATCgagtttcttgttcttgataCATTTGCACTGACCAGGCCTCAATGGAAATTTGTGGAAGATATTGAAGAGGCGACCAAGGCTTTTCAACTTGCTATCGCTCAGGATCAGAAGACCGCAGGAGTGGACAGAGTTGCTGAGGCAGACGACGCTACGAGCGGGCCATCGTCTGAAGATGAAAACGGCGATATGGACGACGTAGAAGCGGACGGCGATGGCGACGATGAAAGTGcttcagaagaagaagaggaagcagag GATGGCGACAATGGCTCTACCCATGAGAGCGAATACGACGAGGCCATTATTGTGACTAGGCAAGAGGAAGTTGTCGATCccgaagatgaagcggaATTTGAACGAGAATACGCCAAAATGATGTCGGAAAGCCTTGAATCTCGCAAATTCGAGCGTAAACAGCTGTTCGATGTGCCACTCCCTGTGCGATCTAGAAATCGTGAACAGTCCATGTCTACCCCGGGCTCTGGGGAGACGGGACAGAGCGGTACCATGGCATTCTCTTTGATGACAAAGAGAGGTAATCGGCAACAG ACTCGCACAGTTGAATTACCTTCGGACTCGACGTTTGCAATTGCTATGAAGACACAGCAACAAGCCGAGAGGGAGGAACAGCAGCGCATCAAAAATCTAGTGCTCAATTATGACCTTCAGCAGAGCGATGATCAAGATG GCAATGAACGACCGGCAACGTTCTATCATAATCGGGTAGATAAGCCGAACAAGGACCGTGGCCAGCGTGTCCGAAAACTGCAGCTTAGCGACGTGGATTGGTAG
- a CDS encoding hsp70 protein domain-containing protein, whose amino-acid sequence MTSVVGVDFGTLKTVIAVARNRGVDVITNEVSNRSTPSLVGFGPKSRYLGEAAKTQEISNLKNTVNCLKRIAGRSFNDPDIQIEQQYVTAPLVDVNGQVGAEVNYLGNSEKFTATQLVAMYLSKIKQTTANELKLPVADLCLSVPAWFTDSQRRALLDAAEIAGLKVLRLMNDTTAAALGWGITKLDLPAPEEKPRRVCFIDIGHSNFTCSIVEFKKGELAVKATAWDRNFGGRDFDKALVDHLAKEFKGKYKVDINTHGRAMARTIAAAEKTKKILSANQQAPVNIESLMNDVDASAMVTRQEFEAMVEPLLARVHVPLEQALAQAKLTKDDIDVIEIVGGGSRVPVLKERIQAFFEKPLSYTMNADEAVARGCAFSCAILSPAFRVRDFTVQDIISYPIEFGWEKAPDIPDEDTSLTVFNKGGVLPSTKILTFYRKQPFDLEARYANSEELPGKTNPWIGRFSVKGVKADGKEDFMICKLKARVNIHGVLNVENGYYVEDQEVEEEVKDDDKKEDDKKDADAMDTDGTKTRKVKKQVRKGDLPIASGTASLDAGSKTALTEKESAMVMEDKLVADTEEKKNELEAYIYDLRAKLDEQYADLSSEDEKSAIRAKLESTEDWLYDEGDDATKGVYVSKMEEIRALAGPVVQRHFEKVEAERRAVQERVEAEQAAKRAAEEEARKAAEAEKAAQGGSDQEMKDADAPTESEEAGDPK is encoded by the exons ATGACTTCCGTCGTCG GTGTCGATTTCGGAACCCTCAAGACGGTGATTGCAGTCGCGAGAAATCGTGGCGTCGATGTG ATCACCAATGAAGTCTCCAACAGATCCACACC ATCTCTGGTAGGATTTGGACCCAAATCACGCTACCTCGGCGAGGCGGCCAAGACCCAGGAGATTTCCAACCTCAAGAACACCGTCAATTGCCTCAAGCGTATTGCCGGCCGCTCCTTCAACGATCCCGATATTCAGATCGAGCAGCAATATGTCACCGCACCCCTTGTCGACGTCAACGGACAGGTTGGCGCTGAGGTCAACTATCTCGGCAACAGCGAGAAGTTCACGGCAACCCAGCTCGTTGCCATGTACCTGAGCAAGATCAAGCAGACCACTGCCAacgagctgaagctgcccgTTGCTGACCTCTGCTTGAGTGTCCCTGCTTGGTTCACGGACTCTCAGCGCAGAGCTCTTCTGGATGCTGCCGAGATTGCTGGCCTCAAGGTCCTCCGCCTCATGAACGACacaactgctgctgcccttgGCTGGGGTATCACCAAGCTTGACCTCCCTGCTCCGGAGGAGAAGCCCCGCCGCGTATGCTTCATCGACATTGGCCACAGCAACTTCACCTGCTCCATCGTCGAGTTCAAGAAGGGTGAGCTGGCCGTCAAGGCTACCGCCTGGGACCGCAACTTTGGTGGCCGAGACTTTGACAAGGCCCTCGTGGACCACCTGGCTAAGGAGTTCAAGGGCAAGTACAAGGTTGACATCAACACTCACGGCAGAGCCATGGCCCGTAccattgctgccgctgagaagacaaagaagatcCTCTCTGCTAACCAGCAGGCCCCCGTCAACATCGAGTCCCTGATGAACGACGTGGATGCCTCCGCCATGGTTACTCGACAGGAGTTCGAGGCCATGGTTGAGCCTCTGCTGGCTCGTGTTCACGTGCCTCTTGAGCAGGCCCttgcccaggccaagctCACCAAGGACGATATCGACGTTATTGAGATCGTCGGTGGTGGATCTCGAGTCCCCGTGCTCAAGGAGCGCATCCAGGCCTTCTTCGAGAAGCCTCTTTCATACACCATGAACGCCGACGAGGCTGTTGCCCGAGGCTGTGCCTTCAGCTGCGCCATCCTGTCTCCGGCTTTCCGAGTTCGTGACTTCACCGTCCAAGATATCATTAGCTACCCCATTGAGTTTGGATGGGAGAAGGCTCCTGATATTCCCGATGAAGACACCAGCTTGACCGTCTTCAACAAGGGTGGTGTCCTGCCTTCCACCAAGATCCTCACATTCTACCGCAAGCAGCCCTTTGACTTGGAGGCCCGCTATGCAAACTCTGAAGAGCTTCCTGGCAAAACGAACCCTTGGATTGGCCGCTTCTCTGTGAAGGGCGTCAAAGCCGATGGCAAGGAAGACTTCATGATTTGCAAGCTCAAGGCCCGAGTCAACATTCACGGTGTGCTGAATGTCGAGAACGGCTACTATGTCGAGGACCaagaggtcgaggaggaggtcaaggatgacgacaagaaggaggacGACAAGAAAGATGCCGAT GCTATGGATACCGATGGCACAAAGACTcgcaaggtcaagaagcAGGTCCGAAAGGGCGACTTGCCCATTGCTAGCGGCACTGCATCATTGGATGCCGGCTCAAAGACCGCTTTGACGGAGAAGGAGTCCGCCATGGTTATGGAGGATAAGCTTGTTGCTGATaccgaggagaagaagaacgagcTCGAGGCCTACATCTACGATCTCCGAGCCAAGCTTGATGAGCAGTACGCCGACCTCTCCAGCGAGGACGAGAAGTCTGCCATCCGAGCTAAGCTCGAGTCCACAGAG GACTGGCTGTACGATGAAGGCGACGATGCTACTAAGGGTGTCTACGtctccaagatggaggagatcCGTGCTCTTGCTGGACCTGTCGTCCAGCGACACTTTGAGAAAGTCGAGGCTGAGCGCCGTGCCGTCCAGGAGCGCGTCGAGGCCGAGCAGGCTGCCAAAAGAGCcgctgaggaagaggctcgcaaggctgctgaggccgAGAAGGCAGCCCAGGGAGGATCAGAccaggagatgaaggatgcCGATGCTCCTACCGAGTCCGAGGAGGCTGGCGACCCTAAATAA
- a CDS encoding cys/Met metabolism PLP-dependent enzyme domain-containing protein has product MAAPLPDGQPGKSASPLQRLDLDGHNLPPSPAPSSPRNGRRRYALATELVYTEGKDQYGASSTPIYQSATFKQTSASGGQQEYDYTRSGNPTRTHLERHLAKIMNANRALAVSSGMGALDVISRLLRPGDEVITGDDLYGGTHRLLTYLATNQQIVVYHVDTTDVDAVKARLSEKTTMVLLETPTNPLIKIVDIPSIARLAHEVNEKALVVVDNTMLSPMLFNPLDVGADIVYESGTKYLSGHHDIMAGVIACNDAAIGDKLYFTINSTGCGLSPNDSFLLMRGVKTLAIRMEKQQTNAQLIAEFLESHGFRVRYPGLKSHPQYDLHWATARGAGAVLSFETGDAAVSQRIVEAARLWTISVSFGCVNSLISMPCQMSHASIDAKTRKERQMPEDLIRLCVGIEDANDLIEDLSRSLVQAGAVNVTLDGFHANESAQSL; this is encoded by the exons ATGGCAGCTCCCTTGCCCGACGGCCAACCCGGCAAGTCTGCCAGCCCCCTTCAGCGTCTCGACCTTGACGGCCACAACCTCCCACCGTCACCGGCGCCTTCGAGTCCTCGAAACGGAAGACGCCGCTATGCCCTTGCGACTGAGCTAGTATATACCGAAGGAAAAGACCAATATGGCGCTTCCAGCACTCCAATTTATCAGTCTGCAACCTTCAAGCAGACCTCAGCCAGCGGCGGTCAGCAGGAATACGATTACACAAGATCCGGCAATCCTACACGCACTCACCTCGAGCGTCACCTTGCCAAAATCATGAATGCGAACCGTGCCCTGGCTGTCAGCTCTGGAATGGGCGCTCTTGATGTCATCTCGCGACTTCTACGCCCTGGTGACGAAGTTATTACCGGCGACGATCTCTACGGCGGTACACATCGATTGCTCACGTACCTAGCCACCAACCAGCAAATTGTTGTATACCATGTTGATACAACAGACGTCGACGCCGTCAAGGCGCGTCTCTCAGAAAAGACAACCATGGTTCTCCTCGAGACCCCTACGAACCCTCTGATCAAAATCGTTGACATTCCATCAATTGCACGGCTGGCGCATGAGGTCAATGAGAAAGCCCTTGTGGTGGTTGACAACACAATGCTTTCCCCTATGCTATTCAACCCTCTGGACGTGGGTGCCGATATTGTATACGAATCGGGAACCAAATACCTTTCTGGCCACCACGACATCATGGCCGGTGTGATAGCATGCAACGATGCGGCAATTGGCGATAAACTATACTTTACAATCAACTCAACTGGCTGTGGATTGTCGCCCAACGACTCCTTCCTTCTCATGAGAGGAGTCAAGACGCTGGCTATCCGGATGGAAAAGCAGCAAACCAACGCACAGCTCATTGCCGAGTTCCTAGAGTCGCATGGTTTCCGAGTGCGCTACCCTGGTCTCAAATCTCACCCGCAGTATGATCTGCATTGGGCTACTGCCAGAGGCGCTGGCGCAGTCTTGTCGTTTGAGACGGGCGATGCGGCCGTCTCACAGCGCATCGTAGAGGCAGCCCGTCTGTGGACCATCAGTGTCAGCTTTGGATGTGTTAACAGTCTCATCAGCATGCCTTGCCAGATGAGCCATGCCAGCATCGACGCCAAAACTCGAAAGGAACGACAAATGCCCGAGGACCTCATTCGCCTTTGTGTCGGTATTGAGGATGCCAATGACCTGATTGAAGACTTGTCTCGCTCT CTTGTTCAAGCCGGCGCTGTAAATGTCACCCTCGACGGCTTCCATGCCAACGAATCGGCTCAATCGTTGTGA
- a CDS encoding sodium/calcium exchanger protein domain-containing protein: protein MASRSPSHRRLGSQGQQRSLIQNDTLEPGPVYSKAYGGEDTLPPPNTSPEAHGHGHGHGHHLHVHGHKYKRTRWRSEKGSGSGMKLFRIKTGGESGRGGIHPWHFLRICFRSSCKASAAVNVLWPIVPVALAVRYTLPDDHILIFILSYIAMAPCANLIGFAGQEFARKVPHVFGVLIETTVGSIVEIILFMVLLSKDQFLVIKAAILGSILATMLLCLGLCFFVGGIYHEEQTFSDTISEAGSGLLLTAGVALAIPTVFMRGLPDDNTLSPEEIAHKTLSISRIVSILLIIAYSVYVFFQARTHHGIYHAIFEMDEERDRDGHKDAAKDKLTMTECIIALAVAVALVTLIAITLVLQIEHVIEQSKVSDAFMGLILVPLVEKFAEHITAIDEAWDNQMNFALSHVLGATLQTALFNAPLVVIVAWGRDKLLDLEFGIFELVMLFLAILTVGRFLQDQKSNYLEGFLLVTLYVAVAVSAFYYPDPTVHGSGEGVGGEPTSPGTEGAEGGGHKFRMF from the exons ATGGCCAGCCGTAGCCCAAGCCATCGCCGCTTAGGCTCTCAGGGCCAGCAGCGAAGTCTTATCCAAAACGACACCCTCGAACCAGGCCCTGTCTACAGCAAGGCCTACGGCGGCGAAGACACGCTTCCTCCCCCAAACACCAGTCCTGAAGCCCACGGCCACGGTCACGGTCACGGTCACCATCTTCACGTCCACGGGCACAAATACAAGCGTACCAGGTGGCGGAGCGAGAAAGGGTCCGGGTCCGGCATGAAGCTATTCAGGATCAAGACGGGCGGCGAGAGTGGCCGCGGCGGCATTCACCCATGGCACTTCCTGAGAATCTGCTTTCGCTCGTCGTGCAAGGCCAGCGCGGCCGTCAACGTTTTGTGGCCCATTGTTCCCGTCGCATTGGCTGTTCGAT ATACTCTGCCAGATGATCacattctcatcttcattctctcttACATCGCCATGGCACCTTGTGCCAACCTCATCGGATTTGCTGGTCAGGAGTTTGCTCGCAAGGTTCCCCATGTTTTCGGCGTCCTCATCGAGACAACGGTCGGCTCCATCGTCGAaatcatcctcttcatggTTCTGCTCTCCAAAGATCAATTTCTCGTCATAAAAGCCGCCATCCTGGGCTCGATTCTGGCTACCATGTTACTCTGCTTGggtctttgcttctttgtcgGTGGAATATATCACGAGGAACAGACTTTCAGTGACACCATTAGCGAGGCTGGTAGCGGTTTGCTTCTTACTGC GGGCGTGGCATTAGCTATTCCCACCGTATTTATGCGAGGCCTGCCGGATGACAACACATTGAGCCCTGAGGAGATTGCTCACAAAACTCTGAGCATCTCGCGAATCGTCTCCatccttctcatcatcgcctaCTCTGTCTACGTCTTTTTCCAGGCCCGAACCCATCACGGTATTTACCATGCCATCTTTGAAATGGATGAGGAGCGCGACCGCGACGGCCATAAGGATGCCGCCAAGGACAAGCTCACCATGACAGAGTGCATCATTGCATTGGCCGTTGCTGTAGCTCTCGTCACCTTGATTGCCATTACTCTCGTCTTGCAGATTGAACACGTCATCGAACAGTCAAAGGTGTCCGATGCTTTCATGGGTCTTATCCTCGTTCCTCTCGTCGAGAAATTTGCCGAACACATCACAGCTATAGACGAAGCATGGGATAACCAGATGAACTTTGCGCTTTCCCACGTTCTGGGCGCCACTCTTCAGACTGCTCTCTTCAACGCTCCGCTGGTCGTCATTGTTGCCTGGGGTCGTGACAAGCTTTTGGACCTGGAGTTTGGTATTTTCGAATTGGTCATGCTTTTCCTTGCTATCTTGACTGTTGGTCGGTTTTTGCAGGATCAAAAGAGTAACTACCTCGAGGGATTCCTTCTCGTAACTCTTTACGTGGCTGTCGCAGTGTCTGCTTTCTACTACCCTGATCCAACGGTTCATGGAAGTGGTGAGGGTGTTGGTGGCGAGCCTACTTCTCCAGGCACTGAAGGCGCGGAGGGCGGTGGCCATAAATTTCGAATGTTTTAA
- a CDS encoding chitin synthase domain-containing protein yields the protein MASDGSGPEWPVKDIVYTAIVGVVMIMALLEWFLWLAAFVYCLYKAFRKAEHWSINVLCVVVGIAFVAFRAIFLPIMVVTLPLPSQVSKYWPESVVSVLQWFAFWSFSILLTVPWLFCVYQLVTNQLGRTKRMKQVLDDVTAPKVVIVMPCYKEEPDVLITAINSVVDCDYPAACIHVFLSFDGDQEDELYLNTIEKLGVPLTMESYPTSIDVTYKEARITISRFPHGGKRHCQKSTFKLIDRVYEQYLKMNDNLFILFIDSDCILDKVCLQNFVYDMELSPGNSRNMLAMTGVITSTTRKHSIITLLQDIEYIHGQLFERTVESGCGSVTCLPGALTMLRFSAFRRMAKYYFADKAEQCEDLFDFAKCHLGEDRWLTHLFMIGAKQRYQIQMCTSAFCKTEAVQTYRSLIKQRRRWFLGFITNEVCMLTDWRLWKRYPLLVIVRFMQNTIRTTALLFFIMVLALISTVAKVKDLPVGFIGVSLGLNWLLMIYFGAKLRRFKIWLYPLMFVLNPFFNWYYMVYGIFTAGQRTWGGPRADAATADNNTTAREAAEKAEMQGDELNVVPESFLPAREARKAAASKGASSNTTLGRKRSIVRPPDGVDGMFSARKKTPAGLYTHFDESDVEIETPLASSTTPSSSWDAMRGGSLEGFELNGPGTVSVDQFMGEEDRRKYAIAQRAQVQRTTRPGTGLSKESPDVELIDLSSDP from the exons ATGGCAAGCGACGGGAGTGGGCCAGAATGGCCCGTTAAAGAT ATCGTTTATACAGCCATCGTTGGAGTTGTCATGATTATGGCGCTGCTGGAGTGGTTtctctggctggctgccttTGTCTATTGCTTGTATAAAGCATTCCGAAAGGCCGAACATTGGTCCATCAACGTCCTATGTGTTGTTGTCGGCATAGCATTCGTGGCTTTCAG AGCCATCTTTCTCCCCATCATGGTGGTGACCTTACCACTACCAAGTCAAGTCTCCAAGTACTGGCCAGAATCTGTCGTCTCAGTTCTCCAATGGTTTGCATTTTGGAGCTTTTCTATCCTTCTTACCGTGCCTTGGCTCTTCTGCGTCTATCAACTCGTCACCAACCAGCTTGGACGCACAAAGCGCATGAAGCAAGTGCTCGACGATGTCACCGCGCCAAAAGTTGTGATTGTTATGCCATGCTACAAGGAAGAGCCTGATGTGCTTATCACAGCTATCAACTCGGTTGTTGACTGCGACTATCCTGCTGCTTGCATTCATGTATTCCTGTCTTTCGATGgagaccaagaagatgaGCTCTATCTCAATACGATAGAAAAACTAGGAGTTCCCCTAACCATGGAGTCCTATCCGACGAGCATCGATGTCACATACAAAGAAGCTCGCATAACCATCTCCAGGTTTCCTCATGGTGGCAAGAGACACTGCCAGAAATCGACGTTTAAGCTCATCGATAGAGTGTACGAACAATATCTCAAGATGAATGACAATCTattcattctcttcatcgaTTCGGATTGCATACTGGACAAAGTTTGCTTGCAGAACTTTGTTTATGACATGGAGCTAAGTCCCGGCAATTCTAGAAACATGCTGGCCATGACTGGCGTCATTACGTCGACCACGAGGAAACACAGCATTATCACCCTGCTTCAAGATATTGAGTACATTCACGGCCAGCTGTTTGAGCGTACAGTCGAATCCGGTTGCGGATCAGTAACATGTCTTCCGGGTGCCTTGACTATGCTTCGCTTCTCCGCGTTTAGGAGGATGGCTAAGTATTATTTTGCTGACAAGGCAGAACAATGCGAGGACCTGTTCGATTTTGCAAAATGCCACCTGGGAGAGGATCGTTGGCTCACCCACCTCTTCATGATTGGCGCAAAGCAGCGATACCAGATTCAGATGTGCACGTCGGCATTTTGTAAAACTGAAGCTGTACAGACCTACCGCTCCCTTATTAAGCAGCGGAGGCGATGGTTTCTAGGCTTCATCACGAACGAGGTGTGTATGCTGACAGACTGGCGGCTGTGGAAACGATATCCTCTTTTGGTTATTGTTCGCTTCATGCAAAACACTATCCGAACGAccgctcttctctttttcatcaTGGTTCTCGCACTGATATCGACTGttgccaaagtcaaagaccTGCCGGTTGGGTTCATTGGAGTGTCGCTGGGGCTGAACTGGTTGCTCATGATATACTTTGGCGCGAAGCTTCGACGATTCAAAATATGGCTTTACCCACTAATGTTTGTCTTGAACCCCTTTTTTAACTGGTACTATATGGTGTATGGCATATTCACCGCCGGCCAGAGGACATGGGGAGGGCCGCGGGCGGATGCTGCCACTGCCGATAACAATACAACAGCACGAGAGGCGGCTGAGAAAGCCGAGATGCAGGGCGATGAGCTCAATGTGGTTCCCGAGAGCTTTCTGCCAGCGCGTGAGGCGAGAAAGGCGGCAGCCTCTAAAGGAGCATCCTCTAACACTACTCTTGGACGCAAGAGGAGTATTGTTAGGCCCCCTGATGGCGTTGACGGAATGTTCTCAGCCCGGAAAAAGACGCCAGCCGGACTTTATACACACTTTGATGAGTCAGATGTTGAGATCGAGACGCCCCTTGCATCCTCCACTactccatcttcctcgtgGGATGCAATGCGGGGAGGTTCTTTGGAGGGATTTGAGCTCAACGGACCCGGGACTGTTTCAGTGGACCAGTTCATGGGAGAGGAAGATAGGAGAAAGTATGCCATAGCCCAGCGGGCACAGGTTCAGCGAACGACCAGACCCGGTACCGGATTAAGCAAGGAATCACCGGATGTAGAGCTTATTGACCTATCATCAGATCCGTAA